The Kordia sp. SMS9 genome window below encodes:
- a CDS encoding non-ribosomal peptide synthetase: MELFVKLNDLGIQLQVEQGDLKIKAPRGVITPDIVSEIKAHKSDLITLLSGAEMSIPIAKNQRSYPLTSAQKRMWILHKMQGNSAAYTIPRSFEIVGALEVQVLENAFQQMRLRHESLRTYFKTEADQEIRQYIGAEDETAFSLKITQTDEANVAQLISNFYTYSFSLSEAPLWKVNVFQLSKERYIVSLIIHHIISDGWSVELFINEVFQIYAQLKNKQSVNLPALPIQYKDYAVWSEKQRVTDAYKKAAEYWKTTFTGELPKLDMPSFVTRPSVKTYNGETLTHNFSSTLTKGLEKLAVSEEVSLFMVLMTSVNIVCYKYTNSTDITVGTPMANRDRSVLESQIGLYLNTLAVRLTFEKTHTIRELLAIQKNKLLEAYTHQIYPFDELVSELPLARDVSRSPLFDVMVTLHNQEELLAQPFQQIDDITVNSYHISGKKTSQLDYTFDFLNVGNLQLQLTYNTDIYEASQVQRMLLHLEHILGEMLADPSQELKDINYVSESETNQILYDFNPAKSTFQSSETIISLFEKQVQKTPDATALVYKDTSLTYQQLDEKANQFAHFLQSKNIQQNNLVGVQLDRTHWTLIVLLGIYKVGASYVPLDVHHPKARTNLIIADANCNIVINEEVRKEFQEKNYASDAFTIQTKPEDLAYIIYTSGSTGIPKGVMITHKNVVATLDELTTQLGYAHLQKVALSTNLVFDISVLEIFGTLCSGKQAIMFDTPSLSNPQHFISELQAKEVEVLQITPSRLLLLEEALLQKSLPSLQLLIVGGEAFPNHIFEKREAIGIPIVNVYGPTETTIWSSYCKLSESEIVSIGKPLKNDEIYILDADQQIQPIGVTGEICISGACVGNGYLNLTKRTSENFIPNPFNPTKKLYRTGDLGRWNTNGTVEFMGRIDAQVKISGYRIELGEIEQVLRKHAHIKEVAVITTSLQGTLKIIAYIVQKEPLNVAELRDYTAQKLPAYMIPSHFMRVSELPLNASGKLDRKRLQELELQQTPSITYKAPESEVEKKLVTYWQELLNVEEIGVKDNFFELGGNSLQAMQLLGLIHKEFNVELNLMKMFEKPFIDFIAIEIENIAWQKNYNHNENTKKITL; encoded by the coding sequence ATGGAATTATTTGTAAAGCTTAATGATTTGGGGATTCAGCTTCAAGTTGAACAAGGAGATTTAAAAATTAAAGCGCCAAGGGGCGTCATAACTCCTGATATTGTGTCCGAAATTAAAGCACATAAAAGTGATTTAATTACCTTACTTTCTGGTGCAGAAATGAGCATTCCTATAGCAAAAAATCAACGTTCATATCCATTGACTTCAGCTCAAAAACGAATGTGGATTTTACATAAAATGCAAGGAAATAGTGCAGCGTATACCATTCCGAGGTCTTTTGAAATTGTTGGAGCTTTAGAAGTTCAAGTATTAGAAAACGCTTTTCAACAAATGAGGTTGCGTCATGAAAGTTTGCGTACATATTTTAAAACGGAAGCGGACCAAGAAATACGACAATATATTGGAGCAGAAGATGAGACAGCGTTTTCGCTAAAAATCACTCAAACTGACGAAGCCAATGTAGCGCAGTTAATTTCAAACTTTTACACCTATTCTTTTTCGCTATCGGAAGCGCCTTTGTGGAAAGTAAACGTATTTCAATTATCTAAAGAACGTTACATCGTTTCTCTCATCATACATCATATTATAAGCGATGGCTGGTCTGTAGAGCTTTTCATCAATGAAGTATTCCAAATATATGCACAGCTAAAAAATAAGCAATCTGTCAATTTGCCAGCATTGCCTATTCAATACAAAGATTACGCAGTTTGGAGTGAAAAACAACGTGTTACTGATGCTTATAAAAAAGCTGCCGAATATTGGAAAACAACATTTACGGGCGAATTGCCAAAACTTGACATGCCTAGTTTTGTGACAAGACCAAGTGTAAAGACCTATAACGGCGAAACACTAACACATAATTTCTCGTCAACACTGACGAAAGGACTAGAAAAACTGGCTGTTAGTGAAGAAGTTTCGCTATTCATGGTATTAATGACAAGTGTCAATATAGTATGTTACAAATACACCAATTCAACCGATATTACAGTAGGAACACCGATGGCAAACAGAGATCGTTCTGTGTTAGAATCGCAAATTGGATTGTATTTAAATACCTTAGCAGTTCGACTTACATTTGAAAAAACACATACCATTCGTGAATTATTAGCGATTCAAAAAAATAAATTACTGGAAGCCTACACGCATCAAATATATCCTTTTGATGAATTGGTATCCGAACTTCCACTTGCCCGCGACGTATCTCGCTCTCCATTATTTGATGTAATGGTAACGCTACACAATCAGGAAGAATTATTAGCACAACCGTTTCAACAAATAGATGACATTACCGTAAATTCATATCATATTTCAGGCAAAAAAACGAGTCAACTCGATTATACATTCGATTTTTTAAACGTTGGGAATCTTCAATTACAACTCACCTATAATACAGATATTTATGAAGCGTCTCAGGTGCAACGTATGCTGCTGCATTTAGAGCATATTTTAGGTGAAATGTTGGCAGATCCTTCACAAGAACTAAAGGATATTAACTATGTGTCTGAAAGTGAAACAAATCAAATTTTATACGACTTTAATCCTGCGAAAAGTACGTTTCAATCATCAGAGACTATTATTTCTTTATTTGAAAAACAAGTACAAAAAACTCCCGATGCAACGGCTCTTGTATATAAAGATACCAGCTTAACGTATCAACAACTGGATGAAAAAGCCAATCAATTTGCACACTTTTTACAATCAAAAAACATACAACAAAATAACCTTGTTGGCGTACAATTGGATCGCACGCATTGGACACTAATAGTATTGTTGGGAATCTACAAAGTAGGAGCTTCGTATGTACCTTTAGATGTGCATCATCCGAAAGCTCGTACTAACTTGATCATTGCGGATGCCAACTGTAATATTGTGATTAATGAAGAAGTACGCAAAGAATTTCAAGAGAAAAACTATGCTAGTGATGCTTTCACAATACAAACTAAGCCAGAAGACTTGGCTTATATCATATACACATCAGGCTCTACAGGAATCCCAAAAGGAGTTATGATTACTCATAAAAACGTAGTGGCAACCTTAGATGAACTAACCACACAGCTAGGCTATGCGCACTTACAAAAAGTAGCACTCTCTACAAATTTGGTATTTGATATTTCAGTATTAGAAATATTTGGTACGTTGTGTAGTGGCAAACAAGCCATTATGTTTGACACGCCATCACTTTCAAATCCACAACATTTCATATCCGAATTGCAAGCAAAAGAAGTGGAAGTATTGCAAATAACACCATCAAGATTATTATTACTGGAAGAAGCACTCTTACAAAAGTCGTTGCCTTCTTTGCAATTACTCATTGTTGGTGGCGAAGCGTTTCCAAATCATATTTTTGAAAAAAGAGAAGCTATTGGGATTCCAATAGTAAATGTGTACGGTCCAACAGAAACCACCATTTGGAGTAGCTATTGCAAGCTGAGCGAATCTGAAATCGTATCCATTGGAAAACCGTTAAAAAATGATGAAATCTACATTTTAGATGCTGATCAACAGATACAGCCAATAGGTGTTACGGGTGAAATTTGTATATCTGGAGCATGTGTTGGAAATGGGTATCTAAACTTGACCAAGCGTACTTCGGAGAATTTTATTCCCAATCCGTTTAATCCTACTAAAAAACTGTACCGAACAGGTGATTTAGGAAGATGGAATACAAATGGAACTGTAGAATTTATGGGAAGAATAGATGCGCAGGTAAAAATAAGTGGATATCGTATAGAACTTGGCGAAATAGAACAGGTGTTACGCAAGCATGCTCACATAAAAGAAGTTGCTGTGATCACCACATCATTGCAAGGAACATTAAAAATTATTGCTTATATAGTACAAAAAGAACCATTGAATGTTGCTGAATTGCGAGACTACACCGCGCAAAAATTACCAGCATACATGATTCCTTCACACTTTATGAGAGTATCGGAATTGCCATTAAATGCAAGTGGAAAACTAGATAGAAAACGTTTGCAGGAATTAGAGCTACAACAAACACCTTCCATAACCTACAAAGCTCCTGAAAGCGAAGTAGAAAAAAAACTAGTTACATATTGGCAAGAGTTGCTAAACGTAGAAGAAATTGGAGTAAAAGACAATTTTTTCGAATTGGGCGGAAACAGTCTGCAAGCCATGCAACTCTTAGGGTTAATTCACAAAGAGTTTAATGTGGAATTGAATCTCATGAAAATGTTCGAAAAACCCTTTATCGATTTCATTGCTATCGAAATTGAAAACATAGCTTGGCAAAAAAATTACAATCACAACGAGAATACTAAAAAAATCACACTATAA
- a CDS encoding T9SS type A sorting domain-containing protein — protein MKQKHFLIGVLLFISFSAFTTYTIVTGEYLTTAPEDPSFGVMIVDHDDEINSLENYYTNVAYNPSVVNDHNSLMSDFESVIVTQSDYMTENNLTFEQVRENPSLLPPNFIFSNQQHSQALNVINTTMPVASPDLQHSLSALREYIDLASQVNYSVLEIYDDSYGGGIHMGIGDEAMHLGGKQANQGLQSKEAIRKLRDLLKKDLLNLTKEQFTIYPNPLSNTSTISFLNSISGKSQFVLYDIKGRMITSAQKNLEEGTAHIQANEILDIQSLSKGIYILKINTTTGREMSNKLIVK, from the coding sequence ATGAAACAAAAACACTTTTTAATTGGAGTTTTGTTGTTCATATCGTTTTCTGCGTTCACAACATATACGATTGTGACTGGAGAATATTTAACAACAGCTCCCGAAGATCCTTCTTTTGGCGTTATGATTGTTGATCACGATGATGAAATCAACTCATTAGAAAATTATTACACAAATGTTGCGTACAACCCTTCTGTAGTGAATGATCACAACAGTCTTATGAGTGACTTTGAGAGTGTCATTGTTACGCAAAGTGACTACATGACTGAGAACAACCTCACATTTGAACAAGTTCGAGAAAATCCATCACTTTTACCGCCCAACTTTATATTTTCTAATCAACAACATTCACAAGCACTGAATGTTATCAATACAACAATGCCTGTTGCATCTCCTGATTTGCAACATTCATTAAGTGCCCTTCGTGAATACATTGATTTAGCGAGTCAAGTGAATTACTCCGTATTAGAAATTTATGACGATTCTTATGGAGGTGGTATTCACATGGGAATAGGTGATGAAGCAATGCACTTAGGAGGCAAACAAGCAAATCAAGGATTGCAGTCCAAGGAAGCAATTAGAAAATTAAGAGATTTATTAAAGAAAGATTTATTAAACCTTACCAAAGAACAGTTTACGATCTATCCAAATCCTTTAAGTAATACGTCTACAATTTCTTTCTTGAACAGTATCTCAGGGAAATCCCAATTTGTCCTTTATGATATTAAAGGTAGAATGATTACTTCTGCTCAAAAAAATCTTGAAGAAGGAACCGCTCATATTCAAGCAAATGAAATTTTAGATATCCAAAGCCTGTCTAAAGGAATTTATATCTTGAAAATAAATACCACTACGGGTCGTGAAATGTCTAATAAATTAATCGTAAAATAA
- a CDS encoding ABC transporter ATP-binding protein, giving the protein MIQKIRSHKRFLKLLKESIGDFKNQVIALLFFILIITIINIYIPHLFGTLTDLYMKDQLEKTLILLIISIYIVKLIIQYFVSFYTNYFSGAISLRLKSLLIENYIHATNIHTEFIKTGDFHQRVFSETGMVQGKLIFGTIYFFKDIIFFILLLINIFLISPLLFFDLLFFSVLLYLFHTKISNKVEFINHERQAENANLSSFFLEILQGKNDIIIFNLLHKVIKVVSKIAVRIKKQIRLSAIYQGLTDVFLEVLILLFMISIVVILLWQNMEIPTIVTTLGFVLFLLWPLKSINAYLMSLHIVLPSISRVEQVLEKMEATTLKGTRKIIETTETPSLTLENISFGYEDQSIFNNANFRFVKGVYLVSGKNGSGKSTLANIILGITSPDEGNITIKVQNRENALGLVSQTPFLYDNTIAENLMIHDSITKQELTEIIKQYKLKETFDFDLDKNVGENGKNLSGGEKQIISILRGLLKNPDILILDEITNNLPLKVYEKLLEKIISKRKNKITIITSHHQIAPELFDEVIKI; this is encoded by the coding sequence ATGATACAAAAAATACGCTCTCATAAACGTTTTTTAAAATTACTCAAAGAGAGTATAGGCGATTTCAAAAATCAAGTAATTGCGTTGCTATTTTTTATATTGATCATTACGATTATCAATATCTATATTCCTCATTTATTTGGAACATTGACAGATTTGTACATGAAAGATCAGTTAGAAAAAACACTCATACTGCTCATCATTTCAATTTATATCGTAAAATTGATCATTCAATATTTTGTTTCTTTCTATACCAATTACTTTTCAGGCGCTATTTCACTAAGGTTAAAATCCTTATTGATTGAGAACTATATTCACGCAACGAACATTCACACAGAATTTATAAAAACAGGCGATTTTCACCAAAGAGTATTCAGTGAAACAGGAATGGTACAAGGAAAATTGATCTTTGGAACCATTTATTTTTTTAAAGACATCATCTTCTTTATATTACTGCTCATCAATATCTTTTTAATTTCTCCATTATTATTTTTTGACCTTTTATTTTTCTCTGTACTGTTATATCTATTTCATACCAAAATAAGTAATAAAGTAGAGTTTATCAACCATGAGCGACAAGCCGAAAATGCAAATCTTTCCAGTTTTTTTCTCGAAATACTCCAAGGAAAAAATGATATCATTATTTTCAATCTGCTACATAAAGTGATCAAAGTAGTGTCTAAAATTGCCGTAAGAATCAAAAAACAAATACGCTTGAGTGCCATTTATCAAGGACTGACAGATGTGTTTTTAGAAGTGTTAATTCTTCTATTTATGATATCTATAGTGGTTATTTTATTATGGCAAAACATGGAAATTCCAACAATCGTAACCACGCTAGGGTTTGTCCTATTTTTACTGTGGCCACTCAAAAGTATCAATGCCTATCTCATGTCGCTTCATATTGTGTTGCCTTCTATCAGTAGGGTTGAGCAAGTACTTGAAAAAATGGAGGCAACAACTTTAAAAGGCACGCGAAAAATTATTGAAACTACAGAAACGCCATCGCTTACGCTAGAAAATATTTCTTTTGGTTATGAGGATCAATCTATTTTTAACAATGCAAACTTTCGCTTTGTCAAAGGTGTGTATTTAGTATCTGGTAAAAATGGTTCGGGAAAATCAACACTGGCAAATATCATTCTCGGAATTACTTCTCCAGATGAAGGAAACATTACAATTAAAGTGCAAAACCGTGAAAACGCGTTAGGTTTAGTGTCGCAAACTCCTTTTTTATACGACAATACGATTGCAGAAAACTTGATGATTCATGACTCAATTACCAAACAAGAATTGACTGAAATTATAAAACAGTACAAATTAAAAGAAACATTTGACTTCGATTTGGACAAAAATGTTGGAGAAAATGGTAAAAATCTCTCTGGAGGAGAAAAACAAATTATCAGTATTCTCAGAGGATTGCTAAAAAATCCTGACATTCTCATTTTAGATGAAATCACAAACAATCTTCCCCTAAAAGTCTATGAAAAATTGCTTGAAAAAATAATCTCAAAAAGAAAAAATAAAATCACAATTATAACCTCACACCATCAAATTGCCCCTGAATTGTTCGATGAAGTGATCAAAATTTGA
- a CDS encoding PqqD family protein — translation MKPLKLAEDVLVQNIDNEAVIVTPTGGMITTVNETGAFLINFLKTHEQSDETSLVNALMKEYDISKDAVVDDVKAFIKEMKNNQIIS, via the coding sequence ATGAAACCATTAAAACTAGCAGAAGATGTATTAGTTCAAAATATTGATAATGAAGCTGTTATTGTGACACCAACAGGAGGAATGATTACTACTGTGAATGAAACAGGTGCTTTTCTTATTAACTTTTTGAAAACACATGAACAAAGTGATGAAACAAGTCTTGTAAATGCACTTATGAAAGAATATGACATTTCAAAAGATGCTGTGGTAGATGATGTGAAAGCGTTCATAAAAGAAATGAAAAATAACCAAATAATTAGCTAA
- a CDS encoding endonuclease/exonuclease/phosphatase family protein: MKKFWALLSIILCITSCEDFAILEKDGEAIVFSQNIVTSPTYNGNLRAATFNMKLGFCQQCDPFSGDLGGDHEHLDKIVTLINDMNLDIITLQEVGYKYDTSIVENQLQYIADRVQMNYAYGMGRALQTGNNLFLRGFIGNAVLSKYEIVSTENHPIRYIDYYNQNHALKTTIKLSDQQEIIVVSTHFESGSTSDEKIIQFNELIAVTKNETPPVIIGADFNIPYTENNSFLSALTTDFSNSLEAIPTSQQSSILNTGTFITGATLDYIYTSKNDFTIETAFLVPEIYRNISDHFMYILEIQIVN, from the coding sequence ATGAAAAAGTTTTGGGCATTACTATCCATCATACTCTGTATCACATCTTGTGAAGATTTTGCCATTCTAGAAAAAGATGGAGAAGCAATTGTATTTTCACAAAACATAGTAACTTCGCCCACATACAATGGAAATTTAAGAGCTGCGACGTTCAATATGAAATTGGGTTTTTGTCAACAATGCGATCCTTTTTCTGGTGATTTGGGCGGCGATCATGAACACCTGGATAAAATAGTAACGCTCATCAACGATATGAACTTAGACATCATTACGCTTCAAGAAGTAGGCTATAAATATGATACTTCCATCGTTGAAAATCAACTGCAATACATAGCAGATAGAGTACAAATGAATTATGCGTACGGAATGGGAAGAGCGCTACAAACAGGAAACAATCTATTCTTACGCGGATTTATTGGAAATGCGGTACTTTCAAAATATGAAATTGTTTCCACTGAAAATCATCCGATTCGATACATTGACTATTACAATCAAAATCACGCACTTAAAACTACAATTAAACTGAGTGATCAACAAGAAATCATAGTTGTAAGCACACATTTTGAATCTGGAAGCACTTCGGATGAAAAAATAATACAATTCAACGAACTCATCGCAGTCACAAAAAATGAAACACCACCTGTCATCATTGGCGCAGACTTTAACATTCCATACACCGAGAACAATTCGTTTCTATCAGCATTAACTACTGATTTCTCAAACTCTTTAGAAGCGATTCCGACTTCTCAACAATCCTCAATTCTAAATACAGGAACTTTCATAACAGGAGCCACATTAGATTATATCTATACTTCTAAAAATGATTTTACGATTGAAACCGCTTTTTTGGTTCCTGAAATCTACAGAAATATCTCAGATCACTTTATGTATATCTTAGAAATACAAATAGTGAATTAA
- a CDS encoding S24/S26 family peptidase gives MILTVKGNSMWPLLKNGDSIAISEVTSVQKGDIITVQNMYNRILTHRVIHEEDLVTKGDNNVFPEKALAGKNFKILGKLDYVIKNGKHIDINHYNTVFYKYSKAEMKVYAFIKKIIPVNSIIYFLKQMTYPIFIFILKLSYGRDY, from the coding sequence TTGATACTTACGGTAAAAGGAAATAGCATGTGGCCTTTGTTGAAAAACGGAGATAGTATCGCTATTTCTGAAGTTACCTCTGTTCAAAAAGGTGACATTATTACGGTACAAAATATGTATAATAGAATCCTTACGCACCGAGTTATCCACGAAGAAGATCTTGTCACAAAAGGAGACAATAACGTATTTCCAGAAAAAGCTCTTGCTGGAAAAAATTTTAAGATATTAGGGAAATTAGATTATGTCATAAAAAACGGGAAACACATCGACATCAATCACTACAATACTGTTTTTTACAAATATTCCAAAGCGGAAATGAAAGTATATGCTTTCATCAAAAAAATAATTCCTGTAAATAGTATTATTTACTTCCTTAAACAGATGACGTACCCAATTTTCATTTTCATTTTAAAACTAAGTTATGGAAGGGATTATTAA
- a CDS encoding matrixin family metalloprotease has product MKAKKIKIYASLIVIFVTFSSFVLLSTTLQDRTANYVIRHNSTVPAAFIPLLPTTINQMSPSAHVNNAPTMVHGGLTGGTQSTFTQDGNIVVFQGFSSNTGVLASVLRQSISGSIHTEFDLRINSNFSGTFSNGATGGGHDRATVLRHEFGHGVGLDHTGTASRLMGASLGVNQVKNIGQDEIRGYNCIYNNICTGQEGGSGNLEFSTDIVADDLFKTLKWSVETDNNDLLGFNVYKKECDGSLISVNSEMIKFRSNQAEYTFQVDDTKDTYYVEVVGEAQLDKRMFKF; this is encoded by the coding sequence ATGAAAGCAAAGAAAATTAAAATATATGCATCTTTGATAGTAATATTTGTTACTTTTAGTTCCTTCGTTTTACTATCAACAACCTTACAGGACAGAACCGCAAATTATGTAATTCGTCACAATAGCACAGTTCCTGCTGCCTTTATTCCGTTATTACCTACAACCATAAATCAAATGTCTCCATCAGCACATGTCAATAATGCACCTACCATGGTACATGGTGGCTTAACAGGTGGAACGCAATCTACGTTCACACAAGACGGTAACATTGTAGTATTTCAAGGATTTTCTTCCAATACTGGCGTATTAGCTTCCGTATTAAGACAATCAATAAGTGGAAGTATTCATACGGAGTTTGACCTTAGAATCAATAGTAACTTTTCAGGTACCTTTTCAAATGGAGCAACTGGTGGTGGACATGACAGAGCTACCGTTTTAAGACACGAATTTGGTCATGGAGTTGGTCTTGATCATACAGGAACCGCTTCTCGTCTTATGGGAGCAAGTTTAGGTGTAAACCAAGTGAAAAATATTGGTCAAGATGAAATACGTGGATACAATTGTATCTATAACAACATTTGTACAGGACAAGAAGGTGGAAGTGGAAATTTAGAATTTTCAACGGATATTGTCGCTGATGATCTTTTCAAAACATTAAAATGGTCTGTTGAAACAGATAACAACGATTTACTTGGTTTCAATGTCTACAAAAAAGAATGTGACGGAAGTTTGATATCAGTTAATTCAGAAATGATTAAATTTAGAAGCAATCAAGCAGAGTATACATTTCAAGTAGACGACACTAAAGATACCTATTATGTAGAAGTAGTAGGAGAAGCTCAACTTGATAAAAGAATGTTCAAATTTTAA
- a CDS encoding glycosyltransferase family 2 protein, producing the protein MKLFFGIVFTAVILGYALHLLLQAIKQKKIVPLAIFLGILGMYTLSFYNELAFYICWSIFLIPQILFVVYVFIFMIVSITRKKTNTLSDKKIRDEELKFVSIVVAVHNEENVVEDTIHNLLQLDYPKDHYDITFIDDFSKDNTLELLLKYKDQIQVIDRSQNASSTQLKGKPAAINENIDRLKGELICILDADSVIEKGFLQRIVPKFKNPNLGIVQARNIFYNKDKNIVTRLTALDIYSMQHTIYIPVSKLGFGMFEGRAGVFRKKIFKDIQGFDPALPGEDFDFAYRVGLSGYDVHYEDTVFSKEQVTETISEWYKQRKRWLANHVLSCFKNLKGLYKTENLTLSRKIAALFFMLNLAYAFSFNFLGPLMLINEFRYESVLPYVFIISFSLTVVFFCCSYILRTGKLWLLPLIPIMIIYYWTFTVIQTWVLINEKLINIKLSYKKAYHRKPLSNEV; encoded by the coding sequence ATGAAACTATTTTTTGGTATCGTATTCACGGCCGTTATATTGGGGTATGCTTTGCATTTGCTACTACAAGCTATCAAGCAAAAAAAAATAGTACCACTTGCTATATTTTTAGGAATATTAGGAATGTACACGCTGAGTTTTTATAACGAACTTGCGTTTTATATATGTTGGAGTATCTTCCTCATTCCACAAATTTTATTTGTAGTGTACGTTTTCATCTTTATGATTGTGTCAATCACTAGAAAAAAAACAAATACGCTTTCTGACAAAAAAATCCGTGATGAGGAGTTGAAATTTGTGTCGATCGTAGTCGCAGTTCATAATGAAGAAAATGTAGTCGAGGATACCATACATAATCTTTTACAACTCGACTATCCCAAAGACCACTATGACATCACCTTTATTGACGATTTTTCTAAGGATAACACTTTGGAACTGTTGCTGAAATACAAAGATCAAATTCAAGTAATTGACAGGTCTCAAAATGCAAGCAGTACACAACTAAAAGGAAAACCTGCCGCAATTAATGAAAACATCGATAGATTAAAAGGCGAACTCATTTGTATTTTGGATGCGGATTCTGTTATCGAAAAAGGATTCTTACAACGAATAGTGCCCAAATTCAAAAATCCGAACTTAGGAATTGTGCAGGCACGCAATATTTTTTACAACAAAGATAAAAACATCGTCACACGATTAACCGCATTAGACATCTATTCCATGCAACATACCATATACATTCCTGTAAGTAAACTAGGTTTTGGGATGTTTGAAGGAAGAGCAGGCGTCTTTCGAAAAAAAATATTTAAAGACATTCAAGGGTTTGACCCAGCTTTACCTGGGGAAGATTTCGATTTTGCATACAGAGTAGGCTTGTCAGGTTATGATGTACACTATGAAGACACCGTGTTTTCCAAAGAACAAGTAACGGAAACGATCAGTGAATGGTACAAACAACGAAAAAGGTGGCTTGCCAACCATGTGCTGTCTTGTTTTAAAAACTTAAAAGGCTTATACAAAACGGAAAACTTAACCCTTTCTCGAAAAATTGCCGCGCTATTTTTTATGTTAAATCTAGCATACGCGTTTTCATTCAACTTTTTAGGGCCGCTCATGCTCATCAATGAATTTAGATACGAATCCGTTTTACCTTATGTTTTTATCATCTCATTTAGTCTAACCGTTGTTTTTTTCTGTTGCTCATACATTTTACGAACCGGAAAACTTTGGCTGCTGCCACTAATTCCAATCATGATCATTTACTATTGGACATTTACGGTAATTCAAACGTGGGTGCTCATCAATGAAAAATTAATCAACATAAAACTATCTTATAAGAAAGCTTATCATAGAAAACCACTATCAAATGAAGTTTAA
- a CDS encoding nucleotidyltransferase family protein has protein sequence MEGIIKFKQQYLENSFPAFFEEFKQKEKAYQRAFIAHLKTINLDLFFYQALKKHQFLNDLDSELIQPLKQEFLLETGRDEFYKKQFFTFVDTSHFPILLLKGWQLRELIGANLYKRSCDVDILVLENDFKEAISVLEKEFNFFQKPQYIAYGQQCMLNENSMCVDLHKKLIAFKAFDTIFNLSAVELFKESEEVTHQNVQYYTFNIEMEFVHLCIHFLLHHEGYGFLLVYELKSFLERHLLTMRTDKLLAIAKKHHCVEIVIYTLLIVEKLCVFDQKLKDWIQTFVTTHDVNSAVTDSFHKEFHKENFYQNIGISNEVLKELLLNDYSDKITFVKAQISFKTYCFFRSLGKTLKIV, from the coding sequence ATGGAAGGGATTATTAAATTTAAACAACAATATTTAGAAAATTCTTTCCCTGCGTTCTTTGAAGAATTCAAACAAAAGGAAAAAGCATATCAACGGGCATTTATTGCACATTTGAAAACCATAAACCTAGATCTTTTTTTTTACCAAGCTTTAAAAAAACATCAATTTTTAAACGATCTTGATTCTGAACTCATACAACCACTAAAACAAGAATTTTTACTGGAAACAGGCAGAGATGAGTTTTACAAAAAACAATTTTTCACATTTGTAGATACGTCTCACTTCCCAATTCTTCTCTTAAAAGGATGGCAGTTAAGAGAGTTGATAGGAGCAAACCTCTACAAAAGAAGTTGTGACGTTGATATCTTAGTGCTCGAAAACGATTTTAAAGAAGCCATTTCTGTGCTAGAAAAAGAATTCAATTTTTTCCAAAAACCACAGTACATTGCTTATGGACAACAATGTATGCTGAACGAAAATAGCATGTGCGTTGATTTGCACAAAAAACTAATTGCCTTCAAAGCATTTGACACTATTTTTAACTTGAGCGCTGTCGAATTATTCAAAGAATCTGAAGAAGTAACACATCAGAACGTACAGTATTATACCTTCAATATAGAAATGGAGTTTGTGCATCTGTGCATTCATTTCTTATTGCATCATGAAGGATATGGCTTTCTGTTGGTGTATGAGTTAAAAAGTTTTTTAGAACGCCATCTTTTAACGATGCGTACAGACAAACTTTTGGCAATAGCAAAAAAACATCATTGTGTAGAAATCGTGATTTACACGCTTTTAATTGTTGAAAAACTCTGTGTTTTTGATCAGAAACTCAAAGATTGGATACAAACCTTCGTGACAACACATGATGTAAATTCAGCAGTCACAGACTCGTTTCACAAAGAGTTTCACAAAGAAAATTTTTATCAAAACATCGGTATTTCCAATGAGGTTTTAAAAGAATTATTACTAAATGATTATTCTGATAAAATTACCTTTGTAAAAGCACAAATTAGTTTCAAAACCTACTGCTTCTTTCGATCATTAGGAAAAACATTAAAGATCGTATGA